Proteins co-encoded in one Streptomyces sp. SLBN-31 genomic window:
- a CDS encoding O-antigen ligase family protein, which translates to MAFSLVPGSALAGLWLLLGHLLPAVLLGVPFRLALVAATMCPVTLLTTLLGTAEIGRGRVRTYNLASTVPAACHLVGVCGLFAAGSLTPTSCFLSALTGQLLCAGVLLIATTTRVHDDGERVSPRTFGSFALRAYLPNLIHYGMLRLDVPVIQLLAGATAVAMYAVALPVAEAMFLLPTAVALVMFPAVTSGAVDARAAARIARTVFAAAAVSAAMVAAAAPILIPAVYGRPYSGAVQVIWAMLPGLVLFSMGRSLQAYLAATDLLRPVIVATVIAGMVNVALLAVLTPRCAAVGAGVADSAGYLVFAVLIGRGVRWGVRAGQHPPARPATESGQPAPARRPVGRLVAKWGGDRRQTVYPRYVRSMMFRRTPLVAAGLVTVAGVGYLAMAYGPAVSLVSAAVGLAVVVVACLLIPDAGLYVFAAAIPLSQSDIGTSLISPRRLAALMLVCLLGRVVSGAGIAWPKLIGALITVGTVAYMAAASAVVGDTRLQGTGNWQYLLLTCAPLLLVPLIAPPGPALDRALTVFCCGSVILAVIEIAQAGSIFAMKADLTPADTAVLAITQEGTANHNAVGALLVMATAVLIRRCSAARGRLTRLATAAAVVVLALGVAYSLSRAAYLAGIAMIALYAARRSLRGALALGAGAACMLPLLPAAIAARFDSILGGAPDANSAVRLDLWSSALRMFEAHPAFGVGYLNFAAQLPAYYQATGDYEVMFLQFPLLEFAHNTYLTVLSQTGLVGALGIGALALLGGRRAWRAIRSGDPAGEAALLAMVGAGVCSLFGEVLLVPPLLAALMLIILAAKPVPVGPSRGSEPAPAPVPESVPLRASAPVLASEPAPVAS; encoded by the coding sequence TCTCTTGCCGGCCGTGCTGCTCGGTGTGCCGTTCCGGCTTGCTCTGGTCGCGGCCACCATGTGCCCGGTGACCCTGCTGACCACGCTGCTCGGCACGGCCGAGATCGGCCGCGGCCGGGTCAGGACGTACAACCTCGCGAGCACCGTCCCCGCGGCCTGCCACCTGGTCGGAGTCTGCGGCCTGTTCGCCGCAGGGTCACTGACCCCCACCAGTTGCTTTCTGTCCGCGCTGACCGGGCAATTGCTCTGCGCCGGGGTCTTGCTGATCGCGACCACGACCCGGGTCCACGACGATGGTGAACGGGTGTCCCCCCGGACCTTCGGCAGCTTCGCCCTCAGGGCCTATCTCCCGAATCTCATCCACTACGGAATGCTGCGTCTCGATGTGCCGGTGATCCAGTTGCTCGCCGGGGCGACGGCCGTGGCCATGTACGCCGTCGCACTGCCCGTGGCCGAGGCGATGTTCCTGCTTCCGACGGCGGTCGCACTGGTGATGTTTCCCGCGGTCACGTCGGGTGCCGTCGACGCGCGGGCGGCGGCCAGGATCGCCCGGACCGTTTTCGCCGCCGCCGCCGTGTCCGCCGCCATGGTGGCGGCAGCTGCGCCCATCCTGATCCCGGCGGTCTACGGGCGGCCGTACTCCGGTGCCGTGCAGGTGATCTGGGCGATGCTCCCGGGCCTGGTGCTGTTCAGCATGGGCCGCTCGCTGCAGGCCTATCTGGCGGCCACCGACCTGCTTCGGCCGGTCATCGTGGCCACCGTGATCGCCGGGATGGTCAACGTCGCTCTGCTCGCAGTCCTGACCCCCCGCTGTGCGGCAGTCGGTGCCGGCGTGGCCGACTCGGCCGGATACCTGGTGTTCGCGGTGCTGATCGGCAGGGGTGTGCGGTGGGGCGTCCGCGCCGGCCAGCACCCTCCGGCTCGGCCCGCCACCGAGAGCGGGCAGCCCGCCCCTGCGCGCCGACCGGTCGGCCGACTGGTGGCCAAGTGGGGCGGCGACCGCCGGCAGACCGTGTATCCGAGGTACGTGAGGTCCATGATGTTCAGGCGAACCCCCCTGGTCGCGGCGGGACTTGTGACCGTGGCAGGTGTCGGCTACCTCGCGATGGCGTACGGCCCCGCCGTCAGCCTGGTCAGCGCCGCCGTCGGCCTTGCGGTCGTCGTCGTGGCCTGCCTGCTGATCCCGGACGCGGGTCTGTATGTGTTCGCAGCCGCGATCCCGCTCTCGCAGTCGGACATCGGGACATCGCTCATCAGCCCGAGACGGCTGGCCGCCCTGATGCTCGTCTGCCTGCTGGGTCGCGTCGTCTCCGGCGCGGGAATCGCGTGGCCGAAACTGATCGGCGCCCTGATCACCGTGGGCACGGTCGCCTATATGGCGGCCGCCAGCGCCGTGGTCGGCGACACCCGGCTGCAGGGAACCGGAAACTGGCAGTACCTGCTGCTGACGTGCGCGCCGCTGTTGCTCGTACCACTGATCGCGCCACCGGGACCCGCTCTTGACCGAGCGCTCACGGTGTTCTGCTGCGGCAGTGTGATTCTGGCGGTGATCGAAATCGCCCAAGCCGGGTCCATCTTCGCCATGAAGGCGGACCTCACGCCCGCCGACACTGCTGTTCTGGCCATCACCCAAGAGGGCACAGCCAACCACAACGCCGTGGGGGCTCTGCTCGTCATGGCGACCGCGGTCCTGATCAGACGCTGTTCGGCCGCCCGGGGGCGCCTGACGCGACTGGCAACCGCCGCCGCGGTCGTCGTGCTCGCACTGGGGGTTGCGTACTCGCTGAGCCGCGCGGCCTATCTGGCGGGCATCGCGATGATCGCGCTCTATGCCGCCCGCAGATCACTGCGCGGTGCCCTGGCCCTGGGTGCCGGCGCGGCCTGCATGCTGCCGCTGCTGCCCGCGGCGATCGCGGCCCGGTTCGACTCGATCCTCGGCGGCGCCCCGGACGCCAACTCCGCTGTACGGCTCGATCTGTGGAGCAGCGCCCTGCGGATGTTCGAGGCGCACCCGGCTTTCGGCGTCGGATACCTGAACTTCGCCGCCCAGTTGCCCGCCTATTACCAAGCCACCGGTGATTACGAGGTCATGTTCCTACAGTTCCCGCTCCTGGAATTCGCGCACAACACGTATCTGACCGTTCTCTCGCAGACGGGGCTTGTGGGGGCGCTCGGGATCGGCGCACTTGCCCTGCTCGGCGGCCGCCGGGCCTGGCGGGCGATCCGCTCAGGTGATCCTGCGGGTGAGGCGGCGCTGCTGGCCATGGTCGGTGCCGGGGTCTGCTCGCTGTTCGGTGAGGTGCTGCTGGTGCCCCCTCTGCTGGCCGCCCTGATGCTGATCATTCTGGCTGCGAAGCCGGTTCCGGTCGGCCCATCACGGGGGTCGGAACCGGCACCGGCACCGGTGCCGGAATCAGTACCGCTACGGGCGTCGGCACCGGTACTGGCGTCGGAGCCTGCGCCGGTGGCGTCATGA